The Stieleria maiorica genome includes the window TCATGTCATCGAGCAGGTGGATGGTCGGGCGGCGACCGAGTCGTTGGTAGCAATCGCTGATCGCGCCGGCCAAGTCGCCGCTGCGCATCGCGCGGTTGTAAAAATCCATGCCGTCGGGCAGCATTTCGTTGAAGCGGACCCGACCCGGCGTGGTCTCGATGATCGCGCCGTATTTGGCGTCGTTGTCTTCGGTCTTGAGACGCTGGTGCTTGGGCAACCGCATCTTGATCTTGGCGTGCAGATCGACGATGCCTTGGGCGTAGGCGAATTCGACTTCGTCATACCCGGCGAACGTCATGCCTTCGCCCTTGCGGTCGGGAAGCTCGCAGGTCATGTAGTAGCAACCCATCACGATGTCCTGGGAGGGGCTCATGATCGGTTTCCCGTTGGACGGTGCGAACACGTTGTTCGTACTCATCATCAACGTGTGCGCTTCGACCTGGGCTTCGATCGAAAGCGGCAGGTGGACGGCCATCTGGTCACCGTCGAAGTCGGCGTTGAATCCCTTGCAAACCAGCGGGTGCAGGTTGATCGCGTTGCCTTCGACCAAGGTCGGCTCGAACGCCTGGATCCCCATCCGGTGCAGCGTGGGAGCCCGGTTGAGCAGCACCGGGTGGTTGGTGATGACTTGTTCCAGGATGTCCCAGACTTCTTCGTCCTTGCGCTCGAGCATCTTCTTGGCCGACTTGATCGTGTCGGCGTGGCCGAGCTCCTTGAGGCGGCGGATGATGAACGGCTGGTAGAGCTCCAGGGCGATCTTTTTGGGCAGACCGCATTGGTGCAACTTCAATCGCGGGCCGACAACGATCACGCTTCGTGCCGAGTAATCGACTCGCTTGCCGAGCAGGTTTTCGCGGAAACGACCCTGCTTTCCTTTGATCATGTCCGTCAGCGACTTCAGCGGACGGTTGGATGAACCGAGCACCGGGCGTTTGCAACGGTTGTTGTCGAACAACGCGTCGACCGATTGCTGCAACATTCGCTTCTCGTTGCGAATGATGACCTCCGGCGCGTTCAGATCGACCAGCTTTCGCAGCCGGTTGTTGCGGTTGATGATCCGTCGGTACAGGTCGTTCAAATCGCTGGTCGCGAAGTTGCCGCTGTCCAACAGCACCAGCGGACGCAGGTCCGGCGGAATGACCGGGATCACGTCCAACACCATCCACTCGGGACGGTTGTCGCTGTCGCGGATCGATTCGACGATCTTCAACCGGTTGGTCAGGTCTTTCTTCTTTTGCTTGCTGCCGGTTTCGTCCAGCTCGATCCGCAACTGCTCGGACAATTGAACCAGGTCCAATTGGTTCAGCAATTTGCGAACCGCTTCGGCACCCATGTCGGCTTCGAAGCTTCCCGGGCCGTATTGCTGACGGGCTGCGCGGAACTCTTCTTCGGTCAGCAGTTGTTGGTGTTCCAGGTCGGTCTGGCCCGGATCGACGACCACATAGTCTTGGAAATAGATCACCTTTTCCAAGGAGCTGGTCTTCATGTTCAACAGGTTGCCCAACCGCGACGGCATCGCTTTGAAGAACCAGATGTGAACGACCGGGGCGGCCAGGTCGATGTGCCCCATCCGCTTGCGGCGGACGCGGCTGTGGGTGACCTTGACGCCGCAGCGGTCACAGATCATGCCCTTGTACTTCATGCCCCGGTACTTGCCGCAGGCGCATTCCCAGTCTTTTTCGGGGCCGAAGATTCGCTCGCAGAACAGCCCGTCTTTTTCGGGCCGATAGGTCCGGTAGTTGATCGTTTCCGGTTTTTTGACTTCACCAAACGACCAGCTCTTGATGTCCTGCGGCCGGGCCAAGGAGATTCGGACCGACGCGTAATCGTTGATGCGATCGTAGTTGCTGGTTTCGCCAATCGACATGATATGAAAGCCTTTAGCAGTTAGCGGTAAGCAGTTAGCTATTGATTTGTATTGAAGTTGCCGGCGACCGGGCGAGCGGTTTCGGCGAATGAATCGGCGTTCGGCGGAGTGCTGTTCCGCCGGGGCGTCTTTGCCGACCCGTCACGGGGGACAGGCCAGCGGCGGCGTCGGGTGCCGGCGGTGCGCGATGGCGGACGGCCGGCCGATCGCGGGTGACTAAATCGGTCTCTTTTCGAGTTGCATGTTCAGCGCCAAGCCACGGATCTCGTTGGTCAGAACGTCGAAGCTGGCCGGTGTGCCGGCTTCCAACGTGTTTTCTCCCTTGACCATCGATTCGTAGATCTTGGTACGGCCTTCGACATCGTCGCTCTTGACGGTCAACAACTCCTGCAAGATGTACGCGGCACCGTAGGCTTCCAACGCCCAAACTTCCATCTCTCCGAAACGCTGGCCGCCGAAACGTGCTTTCCCGCCCAGGGGTTGCTGGGTGATCAACGAGTACGGTCCGGTGCTGCGGGCGTGGACCTTGTCGTCGACCAGGTGGTGCAGTTTGAGCATGTAGATGTAGCCGACGGTGGTTTCCTGTTCCATCGCTTCGCCGGTGCGACCGTCGATCAGTTGGACCTTGCCGTGACGCGGCAACCCGGCTTCTTCCAACGCTTCGTTGATGTCGTCTTCGCTGGCCCCGTTGAAGACCGGCGTGATCGACTGGAAGCCCAGTTTGGCTCCGGCCCAACCCAGGTGCGTTTCCAAAATCTGGCCGACGTTCATTCGGCTGGGGACGCCAAGCGGGTTGAGCAGGATTTGCAGCGGGGTGCCGTCGGGCAGGAAAGGCATGTCGGCGATCGGCAGGATCTTGGCGATCACACCCTTGTTCCCGTGCCGGCCGGCCATCTTGTCCCCGACGCTGATCACACGCTTGGTGGCGATGTAGACCTTGGCCATCTGCAACACACCGCTGCGGAGTTCGTCGCCCCGCTTCATGCTGTTGAGTTTGCGGTCGCGTTGATCGATGGCGACTTCGACGTTGGACCATTGGGTGTCGTAGACCTTTTGGACCGCGGCCTGTTTGTCCTCGCCTTTGACTTGATCCATGATGTGATCGAGCCGGAATGCGATCGCGCGTTCGGCGACGAACTTGGGGTCCTGTCCGTCGGCCAGCGGCGTTCCGGTGGAATCCTTCAGCTTCGCACCGGCGGCCTCTTCCAGATCGCGGACCAGCGATTCAAACGTGCTGGCGATTTCCGCATTGCCCGACGCTTCGACGTCTTTCAGTTCCCGTTCGAACTCCTTCCGCTCGTCCTCGGACAGACTCATGCGGCGCGAGAACTTGTGGGTGTCGATGACGATCCCTTCGATCCCCGAGGGGACTTCCAGCGAGTCGTTTTTGACGTCCTCACCGGCCCGGCCGAAGATCGCGTGCAGCAGTTTTTCTTCCGGCGTCAGTTCGGTCTTGCTCTTCGGGCTGACCTTTCCGACCAGGATGTCGCCGGGTTTGACGTACGTCCCGACTTGGACGATGCCGTTTTCGTCCAGGTTGCGAAGGGCTTTTTCGCTGACGTTGGGGATGTCACGGGTGAACTCTTCGCGGCCGAGTTTCGTCTCGCGGATTTCGACGTCGAAATCTTCGATGTGGATCGACGTGTAGGTGTCGTTCCGCACCAGTTCTTCGCTGATGATGATCGCGTCTTCGTAGTTGAAGCCGTCGAAGGACATGAAGCCGACCAGGACGTTGCGTCCCAGGGCCAGTTCGCCGTCTCGGGTCGCGGCACCGTCGGCAATGATCTGGCCTTTGGTGACGTCATCGCCCAGCCGCACCAGCGGCTTTTGGTTTTGGCAGGTGCGCTCGTTGAGTCCCTGGTACTTTTTCAGTTCGTAGTGGTCGCTGCCGATTTCGATGCGGCTGGAATCGACATACGTGACTTTGCCGGCACGGCGGGCGCGGACGACCATCGCACTGTTGCGTGCGACCTCGCGTTCCATCCCGGTGCCGACGATCGGCGGTTCGGCCACCAGCAACGGGACCGCTTGACGCTGCATGTTCGAACCCATCAACGCACGGTTGGCGTCGTCGTGCTCCAGGAACGGGATCAACCCGGCCGAGACGCCCACCATTTGGCTGGGCGCGACGTCCATGTAGTTGACCTGGTTGGGCTGGACGATTTGGAAGTCGCTGCGGACCCGGGCGATCAAGTTGGGGCCGGGGACCAGTGCGTTGTCCTTGACCTCGGTGTCGGCCGGCGCCACGTAGGCCTCGTTTTCTTCGTCGGCACGCAACCAGACGACTTCGTCGGTGACGACGCCGTCTTTGACGCATCGGTAGGGCGTGATCAGGAAGCCGTAATCGTCCACGCCGGCGTAGATCGCCAGCGAACTGATCAAGCCGATGTTCGTGCCTTCCGGCGTTTCAATCGGGCAGATCCGTCCGTAGTGAGAAATGTGCACGTCGCGGACTTCGAATCCGGCTCGTTTCCGGTTCAAACCGCCCGGTCCGAGTGCCGAAAGCCGGCGTTCGTGCGTCAGCTGGCTCAACGGGTTCGTCTGGTCGACGACTTGCGACAGCTCGCCGCGACCGAAGAAGTAATCGATCGCCGCCGAGACGCTCTTGGGGTTGATCAGCGATCGCGGCGTCATGTCCTGGGCATCTTTGACGCTCATCCGTTCCTGCACCGTGCGGCGCAGTTTCAGGAACCCTTTGCGGAGCTCTTCGCAGGCGAGTTCGTCGATGGTTCGCAGACGACGGTTGCCCAGGTGGTCGATGTCGTCGATTTCCGCGGGGCTGTCCGGGTCAAACAGTTCGATCAGATAACGAATCGATTCGATGATGTCATCCGGCCGCAGCGTCATCACCGACTCGCTGACGCCCAGACCCAGTTTTCGATTCAGACGGAATCGTCCGACCTTGCCGAGCCGGTAGCGGTTGTCGTCGTAGAATTTTTCTTCGAACAGAACCCGCGCCTTTTCCAGCTGCGGCGGGTTGCCCGGACGCAGTCGTTGGTAGATCCGCAACAACGCTTCTTCGTGGCTGGCGGTGTTATCTTCCATCAGGGTGTTGAAGATCACCGGGACCTTGGGGGCATCCATGCACTGGATGCTGGTCACGCCGGCGACGCAGATCGCTTCGGCGACTTCCTTGGTGATCCGGTGCGCCGCTTCGATGATGATTTCACCGGCCCGTTCGCTGCCGCTGGGGAAGACGACGTCATCAACGGCGATCTTGCCTTCGATCTTCGAGGCGCTTTTGACGCTGGAGAGCTTTTCGGTGCGGGTGGGGTAGAACGCTTGCAGGATGTCGGCGTCGGTCGAGTACTTCGGGTCCATCGCCCGCAGCAACGTCGTCGCGGCGAACTTCCCACTCTGGTCGATCCGAACGGTCAGCGCATCTTTCTTGGTGACATTGAACTCGACCCAGCTGCCGCGTTCGGGAATCACGCGGCACGAGGGCAGTTTGCGGTCGGTCGTCGTGTCGGTGTCCCAGACGAAGTCGACACCGGGTGAACGGTGCAACTGGCTGACGACCACACGCTCGGCACCGTTGATGATGAACTCGCCGCCACCCATCATGATCGGCATGTCGCCGAGATACACTTCTTCCTCGTGCGGTTCTTCACGATTCAGACGCAACCAGATCCGCAGGGGCATCCCGTAGGTCAGCCGCAACTGGCGGCATTCCTGGCTGGTGTAGCGAGGTTTGCCGAGCTCGTAGCGGATGTACTCCAGCGTGATGTTCCCGTCGTAGCTGGCGATCGGAAAAATTTCGCGCAGGACGCTTTCCAGCCCATGGTCTTGGCGAGAGAGCGGGCTGATGTCTTCTTGCAGGAACTCCTTGTAAGAAGCGGTCTGCAAAGCGGTCAAATCGGGAAGCTCGAAGCCACCCAAATCGGTACCAAAGTGACGGACGGTTGTGGGAATCAGACGACGCTTGGACGTAACTGCCATCGGTAAAGAAAGCTCCTGCTGGACTTGAGATCCATGATCTCGGACGGCTATCGAATTGGTTTCGACCGAACTGCTACAAGCACTGCTGCTGCGACTACACTGTGTCCCCGTGAGGCACACAGACCCCAACAGGCACATCGCTCACGAAAGGTTCGAGATTCCGATTGACGTGGGGAATCGGATTTACGGACATTGGGTCGCTGGAAAGAATTGGGCCGGAAACATGGAAGCCAGGACCCTGAATCGCTATATCGGCAAAGACCGATTGCCAAGACCGGATCCCGCCGCAATGCGACAGCACCAGGAATCGACAACTCGGTTGCGGTAAACGCGTTCGCCAAAACAGTGTGACCAATCGAGTTCCGCGATGGTTGCGGGATCAGGGGACGCACGGGCGGGCATTCCTGAGTCGCGACACGGATATAGACGGCTGGAACCTAGGCTTGTTGTGGGAGAATATCACAAGCGGAGTTTTCACGAAAGCCCAACCCGAAAAACTGGCCCGGATTATGCTGGGGCTTTCGTTGGTGCCGTAAGTATTGTTCACGAAACGGCTTACTGCGATTCGCTGGCATTCCTGGTCACACCGCACCCGTACGGTTTTCGGCCCGTCGGAAAAAAAATAAAAAATTGGGGCGTCGGCGCCCCGCCCCTCGTCGCCCAGCCACCCCCAACTCTCGGCCCCCGAAACACTCGGCCTGCTAGAGGAACATCGACTGGAACATCAACCATCGGGCGGTCAGCAGCGTCAACAGCAGACAGCACCACCACGAGGCCACTTGGGCAATCGGCCGTCGGTGCAGTCGGTACAGGATGGCGATCGCAATCCCTGTCACGGCCGCTTTGAAGAAAAATAACCGAACCGGCTGGCTGATCATGCTGCTGCCGAGCGGATTGAGTTCGCGCATCATTCCGGCATTGGCGGTCCCCAGCGTCCAAACCAGATCGACGACCGAAAGCAATGCGACGATCAACAGGGATTGCCCGACCACCTTGCGATGCTTGGACCAGTCCGTCGGTTCCTCCGTCGCCACTTCGATCGTGGGGCGATTGGTCAACAGGTGCCCAAAGCCGAGCACGACCACGGCCATCGCAAAAATGGTCAGGGGATAGGAGATGCGTGAGAGCCAGCGGGTCCCCGCCGAGATCCGTTCCCCCTCGAGCTCAGCCGCATCGATTTTGTCAAACGTCGCCTGGGCACGCTCGCTGAACGCCGCTGTGGGCTGGAATTCGGTCAGCAGTCGATCCAAGACCGCGTGGGTCCGGTTGTCAAGGCTGGTGAGATTGACGGCGGTTGTGCGGTTGTCCGGGGCGTTCAACGCCCTCAAGTACTCGATGCCGTCCGATTCGCGGAACAATAGTGCCGGCGGGGCGCCGGTGTACAGCACCAGGACCGTACCGAAGTCGACCGACGCGATGTCGTCGGCAAAGATCCGAAACAGATTGGAGGTCGAGTCGCCTGGACTGCCGCCGGGACGCCACCCGCCCTCGCCATCTCGGTCGCCCGAGCCAACTCGATCACTCCGGCCGAATTGATCACCCCGGCCAACTCGATCACCCCGGCCGAATTGATCACCCCGGGCAAATTGATCCGTCTGGCCGAATTGATCCGTCTGGCCGAATCGCGGCCCTTCCCTGAAATTCACCCAACGGGTTTCGGAGGCGTTCGGGGCGAAGTTGGCCTCGCGCATCCAGCGTGGACGGCGCCGGTTGAACCGTGACTCCCGTTCCCGGGCCTGTTCGGCATAGGCGGACAGGTCAAACGTCTCGGGCCCGAACTCGTGACCGTTGAGCGTCAGCGAATCCGCCGTGACGTGGACCTCATACGGTGGGGCCAGGTATTCGCCGTCGATGAAAATATACCCTTGCTTGGCTGGGTACTTGGCTGGCGATTGCGGCCCAGGATCAGATTGCGGCCCAGGGGCAGCCGACGCGGGCCCGACGCCCGACAGTGCCGCGAGAGCGATCATCGCGACGAAGTGGTGGCCAAATGTAGAGCGATCCATCGGATTCCTTGATCTGCAAGCGAAGTTGACGAGCCAAAAGGTGCTGTGCGGTGCTCAAGATTGTTTAATCCTGTCGGTCGCCAAAGGTTTCGCAGAAGATCCGGAGGCCCGCACCGATCGACGGGTTTCAAGTGCCAGGTCGGTTGGGAGTTGGGAGTTGGGAGTTGGGAGTTGGGAGTGGGGAGTGGGGAGTGGGGAGTGGGGAGTGGGGAGTGGGGAGTGGGGAGTTTAACCTGAGTGATCGGCCGCGGAGTGGGGAGTGGGGAGTGGGGAGTGGGGAGTGGGGAGTGGGGAGTGGGGAGTGGGGAGTGGGGAGTGGGGAGTGGGGGAGAAAAATGTCGAGCGTCTTTGGGCAAACTTGAAACTTGAAACCCTCAACCCAGCAATTGCCGAACGATTCGCCCTTCCACATCGGTCAGTCGGAATTCGCGTCCCTGGTATCGATAGGTCAGCCGCTCGTGATCGAGGCCGAGCAGGTGCAAGACGGTGGCGTTGAGGTCGTGGACGTGGACGCCATCCTGGACGACATCCATGCCGAATTCATCGGTCTTGCCATAGCTGACGCCGCCCTTGACCCCGCCGCCGGCCAGCCAGCACGTGAAGGCGTCCTTGTGGTGGTCTCTGCCGGACAATCCCGTTCCCTGGTTACTGCCTTGGTTCAAGGGCGTGCGGCCGAATTCGGATCCCCAGATGATCAGTGTGTCTTTCAGCAATCCGCGCCGTTTTAGATCGGTGATCAGGGCGGCGATCGGGCGATCGGTCTGGCGGCATTTCTCCGGCAGACGTTTCTCGATCGTCCCGTGGTGGTCCCAATCCGAATCGTACAATTCGATCAGCCGCACGCCGCGCTCGACCAACCGCCGGGCCAGCAAGCAGTTGTTGGCGAAGGACGCTTTGCCGGGTTGGGCGCCGTAAAGCGAAAGCGTTTCGGCGGTCTCCCCCTCCAGGCTCATTAGTTCCGGCACCGACATCTGCATACGGTAGGACATTTCGTATTGGCTGATCCGTGTCGCGATTTCTTCGTCGCCGGTCGCCAGTCGGTGCTGTTCATTCAGTTCCCCGAGCGCGTCGAGCACTTGGCGGCGATCTTCGATCGATCGTCCCTCAGGGTTGGAAAGGAACAGCACCGGGTCTCCTTCGGAACGGAATTGGATGCCTTGGTAAATACTGGGCAGAAACCCCGGCGACCACATGCTGGTCCCGGCGCCGCCGGCCGGACCGCTTAGCAGCACGACGTATCCTGGCAGGTCCTTGTTTTCCGAACCTAGTCCATAGCTGACCCAGGAACCGAAGCTGGGGCGGCCGCCGCGACCGAATCCGGAATGCAGAAACATCTGCGCCGGAGCATGGTTGATCTCCTCGGTGTGCAGCGAATGAACGAAGGCCAACTCGTCGGCGACGTTGCTCAGATGCGGCCACAGTTCGCTCATCGTGTGTCCGCATTCGCCATGCCGCGAAAACTTCCACGGCGAACCGGCCAACGTGGAGGTTTTGCCGATGAACGCAAAGTCGCGATCTTTGGTGACTTCCGGCGGGCAGGGTTGGTTGTGCCGTTTGACCAGTTCGGGTTTCTCGTCGAACAGGTCCAATTGTGACGGGGCACCGATCATGTGCAGATAAATCACATGCTTGGCGCGCGGCGGGAAATGCGGGCCAGCGGCAGCAGAGGACTGTTCGCAAAGCATCGACGCCAGTGCGATCGATCCGAAGCCGATGCCGCCGCGGCTGAGAAAACCGCGGCGGTTTAATCGGAAAATGTCGTCGCGGTCCAGACACGCCGCGGGGCAATGCGGAGCTTGGCCGTGTGGTTGGTCACGATGCAGACTTGATGCGGCAGGTTGGTTGGGCATCCGTAGGCTCAGTCTTTGGTGATGGTTTCGTGCAGATTCAGCAGCACGGTGGCGACGCCGTACAGCGGATCATCGGCGTGTGATTGCTGGTGGTACAAGTGTCGCAGCGTCGCAAGCTCGCTGGGGTTCGGTTTCCGCGCGGTGCAAAGCTGGAACGCGTAATCGACTTTTTCGTCGATCGATGCATCACCCCTCTCAGCGTTGATCCGCGCCGCGAGCGTTTTGGCCGCTTCGACATAGACCGGGTCGTTGAGCAACGTCAACGCTTGAAGTGGCGTGTTGGTCCGTGAGCGTTTGACGGTGCAGGCCAGCCGCGCGGTGGCGTCGAAATTGATGAAGCTGGGATAGGGCGAGCCCCGTTTGACGACGACGTAGAC containing:
- the rpoB gene encoding DNA-directed RNA polymerase subunit beta encodes the protein MAVTSKRRLIPTTVRHFGTDLGGFELPDLTALQTASYKEFLQEDISPLSRQDHGLESVLREIFPIASYDGNITLEYIRYELGKPRYTSQECRQLRLTYGMPLRIWLRLNREEPHEEEVYLGDMPIMMGGGEFIINGAERVVVSQLHRSPGVDFVWDTDTTTDRKLPSCRVIPERGSWVEFNVTKKDALTVRIDQSGKFAATTLLRAMDPKYSTDADILQAFYPTRTEKLSSVKSASKIEGKIAVDDVVFPSGSERAGEIIIEAAHRITKEVAEAICVAGVTSIQCMDAPKVPVIFNTLMEDNTASHEEALLRIYQRLRPGNPPQLEKARVLFEEKFYDDNRYRLGKVGRFRLNRKLGLGVSESVMTLRPDDIIESIRYLIELFDPDSPAEIDDIDHLGNRRLRTIDELACEELRKGFLKLRRTVQERMSVKDAQDMTPRSLINPKSVSAAIDYFFGRGELSQVVDQTNPLSQLTHERRLSALGPGGLNRKRAGFEVRDVHISHYGRICPIETPEGTNIGLISSLAIYAGVDDYGFLITPYRCVKDGVVTDEVVWLRADEENEAYVAPADTEVKDNALVPGPNLIARVRSDFQIVQPNQVNYMDVAPSQMVGVSAGLIPFLEHDDANRALMGSNMQRQAVPLLVAEPPIVGTGMEREVARNSAMVVRARRAGKVTYVDSSRIEIGSDHYELKKYQGLNERTCQNQKPLVRLGDDVTKGQIIADGAATRDGELALGRNVLVGFMSFDGFNYEDAIIISEELVRNDTYTSIHIEDFDVEIRETKLGREEFTRDIPNVSEKALRNLDENGIVQVGTYVKPGDILVGKVSPKSKTELTPEEKLLHAIFGRAGEDVKNDSLEVPSGIEGIVIDTHKFSRRMSLSEDERKEFERELKDVEASGNAEIASTFESLVRDLEEAAGAKLKDSTGTPLADGQDPKFVAERAIAFRLDHIMDQVKGEDKQAAVQKVYDTQWSNVEVAIDQRDRKLNSMKRGDELRSGVLQMAKVYIATKRVISVGDKMAGRHGNKGVIAKILPIADMPFLPDGTPLQILLNPLGVPSRMNVGQILETHLGWAGAKLGFQSITPVFNGASEDDINEALEEAGLPRHGKVQLIDGRTGEAMEQETTVGYIYMLKLHHLVDDKVHARSTGPYSLITQQPLGGKARFGGQRFGEMEVWALEAYGAAYILQELLTVKSDDVEGRTKIYESMVKGENTLEAGTPASFDVLTNEIRGLALNMQLEKRPI
- a CDS encoding DUF5658 family protein, whose product is MDRSTFGHHFVAMIALAALSGVGPASAAPGPQSDPGPQSPAKYPAKQGYIFIDGEYLAPPYEVHVTADSLTLNGHEFGPETFDLSAYAEQARERESRFNRRRPRWMREANFAPNASETRWVNFREGPRFGQTDQFGQTDQFARGDQFGRGDRVGRGDQFGRSDRVGSGDRDGEGGWRPGGSPGDSTSNLFRIFADDIASVDFGTVLVLYTGAPPALLFRESDGIEYLRALNAPDNRTTAVNLTSLDNRTHAVLDRLLTEFQPTAAFSERAQATFDKIDAAELEGERISAGTRWLSRISYPLTIFAMAVVVLGFGHLLTNRPTIEVATEEPTDWSKHRKVVGQSLLIVALLSVVDLVWTLGTANAGMMRELNPLGSSMISQPVRLFFFKAAVTGIAIAILYRLHRRPIAQVASWWCCLLLTLLTARWLMFQSMFL
- a CDS encoding DUF1501 domain-containing protein, which produces MPNQPAASSLHRDQPHGQAPHCPAACLDRDDIFRLNRRGFLSRGGIGFGSIALASMLCEQSSAAAGPHFPPRAKHVIYLHMIGAPSQLDLFDEKPELVKRHNQPCPPEVTKDRDFAFIGKTSTLAGSPWKFSRHGECGHTMSELWPHLSNVADELAFVHSLHTEEINHAPAQMFLHSGFGRGGRPSFGSWVSYGLGSENKDLPGYVVLLSGPAGGAGTSMWSPGFLPSIYQGIQFRSEGDPVLFLSNPEGRSIEDRRQVLDALGELNEQHRLATGDEEIATRISQYEMSYRMQMSVPELMSLEGETAETLSLYGAQPGKASFANNCLLARRLVERGVRLIELYDSDWDHHGTIEKRLPEKCRQTDRPIAALITDLKRRGLLKDTLIIWGSEFGRTPLNQGSNQGTGLSGRDHHKDAFTCWLAGGGVKGGVSYGKTDEFGMDVVQDGVHVHDLNATVLHLLGLDHERLTYRYQGREFRLTDVEGRIVRQLLG